Proteins encoded in a region of the Drosophila sechellia strain sech25 chromosome 2L, ASM438219v1, whole genome shotgun sequence genome:
- the LOC6611204 gene encoding actin-related protein 2/3 complex subunit 1A-B — MAETYTFGTSLASITCHAWNKDRTQIALSPNNHEIHIYSREGSDWKLADVLNQHDLRVMGIDWAKNTNRIVSCAADRNAYVWTQGDDGKWKPALVLLRINRAATCVKWSPAENKFAVGSGARLISVCYFESENDWWVSKHIKKPIRSTVTSLDWHPNNVLLLAGSTDYKVRVFSAFIKDIEEPPTPTPWGNRKPLGQLMAEFRNSQTSGGGWINSVSFSSDGNKVCWVGHDSCVSIADATNGNTVIRCRTGYLPFLSCEWVSPTSVVVAGYSCVPLLYSLTADGKLVLSGKLDKSQKKESSGITAMRIFQSMDRNMRTENTDTVVDSIHQNAITSVRLYAGDKASASKVSTSGVDGQLVIWNVEQGGINGGMRNLQI; from the exons ATGGCCGAGACATACACGTTTGGCACCTCGCTGGCCTCCATCACCTGCCACGCATGGAACAAGGATCGAACCC AGATTGCCTTATCGCCCAACAACCATGAGATCCACATATACAGCCGGGAGGGCAGCGACTGGAAGCTGGCGGACGTGCTCAACCAGCACGATCTGCGCGTCATGGGCATCGACTGGGCCAAGAACACCAATCGGATTGTGAGCTGTGCCGCCGACCGTAATGCCTATGTGTGGACGCAGGGCGACGATGGCAAGTGGAAGCCGGCGCTGGTGCTGCTTCGCATCAATCGGGCGGCCACCTGCGTCAAGTGGTCGCCGGCGGAGAACAAGTTCGCTGTGGGTTCGGGCGCACGACTCATATCCGTGTGCTATTTCGAGTCGGAGAACGACTGGTGGGTGTCGAAGCACATCAAGAAGCCGATCCGCTCTACGGTCACCTCGCTGGACTGGCATCCGAACAACGTTCTGCTGCTGGCCGGCTCCACGGACTACAAGGTGCGCGTTTTCTCGGCCTTCATCAAGGACATCGAGGAGCCACCGACGCCGACGCCGTGGGGCAATCGCAAGCCCCTTGGCCAGCTAATGGCCGAGTTCCGCAACTCGCAAACCTCGGGTGGCGGCTGGATCAACAGCGTGAGCTTCTCCAGCGACGGTAACAAGGTCTGCTGGGTGGGCCACGACAGCTGCGTCAGCATCGCGGACGCTACCAATGGCAATACGGTCATTCGCTGCCGCACCGGCTATCTGCCCTTCCTGTCATGCGAATGGGTCTCGCCCACGTCCGTCGTGGTGGCCGGCTATAGCTGTGTGCCACTGCTCTACAGTCTGACTGCCGACGGCAAGCTGGTGCTGAGCGGCAAACTCGATAAGTCGCAGAAGAAGGAGTCGAGCGGCATCACTGCCATGAGAATCTTCCAGTCGATGGACCGCAACATGCGCACGGAGAACACGGACACGGTGGTCGATTCCATACACCAGAACGCCATCACCAGCGTGCGCCTGTATGCCGGCGACAAGGCGAGCGCCAGCAAGGTGTCAACCTCGGGCGTCGACGGGCAGCTGGTCATTTGGAATGTGGAGCAGGGCGGCATCAATGGCGGCATGCGCAACCTGCAGATCTAG
- the LOC6611205 gene encoding origin recognition complex subunit 5 produces the protein MEAICSSLEPLFPCREAAIETLGELIGDSSEAYPSAIYLFGHSGTGKTALTRAFLKECGKRQNVRTAHLNAIECYTTKIMLEILLDSLVPEQGDALKVDNMLDFVEQLRRQAAPRVEDQGFLIAVDNAERLRDMDANVLPVLLRLQELTNLNLCVILLSQLPFEKFYNKTGLSEVICLHLAQYNKAETQRILGSDFEQVRNQLLEQFAQDKKRLEICQEAVTEDFYNNYLNLFLSVFYKACRDVPELQLTARKCLSIYLEPVLDGTVDATDISRLWRHIAGPLRSALTQIYMRIEKPAEEAEDFTAIEDQSVRKLAQSLELPYYAKFLLIAAFLASHNAANQDKRLFVKHHGKQRKRMQTVNARAKTTEKMSTTLGPKSFSIDRLLAIFYAILEEKVGLTCNLLSQISTLVHLKLLSFVSGEQNIMEGSARLQCTIGLEFVLQIGKVVGFNVRQYLCDFM, from the exons ATGGAAGCCATCTGCTCCTCCTTGGAGCCGCTGTTTCCCTGTCGGGAGGCGGCCATTGAAACGCTGGGCGAGCTAATAGGAGATTCCAGTGAGGCATATCCCTCGGCCATTTACCTATTCGGACACAGTGGAACCGGCAAAACAGCTCTGACCAGAGCTTTTCTCAAAGAATGTGGAAAAAGACAGAATGTTCGCACAGCGCATTTAAATGCCATCGAGTGCTACACCACCAAGATCATGCTAGAGATCTTGTTGGACTCGCTGGTACCGGAGCAAGGTGATGCGCTGAAGGTCGACAACATGCTGGACTTTGTGGAACAGCTACGTCGGCAGGCCGCTCCACGCGTGGAGGATCAGGGATTTCTCATCGCTGTGGATAACGCGGAACGGCTGCGTGACATGGATGCCAATGTGTTGCCCGTTCTTCTGCGACTGCAGGAGCTGACCAACCTGAATCTGTGCGTTATTCTGCTCTCCCAGCTGCCCTTTGAGAAGTTCTACAACAAGACCGGACTTAGTGAAGTCATCTGCCTTCACCTGGCGCAGTACAACAAGGCGGAGACGCAGCGCATCCTGGGATCTGACTTTGAACAGGTGCGAAATCAACTGCTGGAACAGTTCGCCCAGGATAAAAAGCGTCTGGAGATTTGCCAGGAAGCCGTAACCGAAGACTTCTACAACAACTATCTAAATCTCTTTCTGAGCGTCTTTTACAAAGCCTGTCGCGATGTTCCGGAGCTCCAACTGACCGCCAGGAAGTGTCTGTCCATTTACTTGGAGCCCGTACTGGACGGCACTGTGGATGCCACGGACATCTCACGACTTTGGCGGCACATAGCTGGACCTCTGCGTTCCGCTTTAACCCAGATCTATATGCGAATTGAAAAACCCGCGGAGGAAGCTGAAGATTTCACCGCCATAGAAGATCAGAGCGTTCGCAAGCTGGCGCAGTCGCTGGAGCTGCCCTACTATGCCAAGTTCCTGTTGATCGCTGCCTTTTTGGCCAGCCACAATGCCGCCAATCAGGACAAGCGATTGTTCGTCAAGCACCATGGAAAACAGCGCAAACGGATGCAGACGGTCAACGCCAGAGCCAAG ACCACGGAGAAAATGTCCACCACTTTGGGACCCAAATCCTTTAGCATCGATCGTTTGCTGGCCATTTTCTACGCCATTCTAGAGGAGAAAGTCGGTCTGACCTGCAACCTTCTCTCCCAGATCTCAACTTTGGTGCACCTCAAACTGCTCAGCTTCGTCTCCGGCGAACAGAACATAATGGAAGGCTCTGCTAGGCTGCAGTGCACCATTGGCTTGGAGTTTGTCCTGCAGATCGGCAAGGTGGTGGGCTTCAATGTCCGCCAATATCTCTGTGACTTTATGTAG